In a genomic window of Festucalex cinctus isolate MCC-2025b chromosome 11, RoL_Fcin_1.0, whole genome shotgun sequence:
- the tank gene encoding TRAF family member-associated NF-kappa-B activator isoform X1, which yields MPRSHWLTATKGGSARNSGDSPREVPNSAKDDCGAHGMEWNVGDQLNKAFEAFRQVSIEKDNAKKELQQMTEYYQQYTEKLQRQIEDQQQMIAQLKAQLSATRKPTGEVKCESCNHLVDGASAHGKTQHPEAIAVAPLINTVSVGYQDMLDALEAIQGTFRQICSLSRRQKDHLKRFRGGIETANDQQFSMPIQCTDRAAETEAPFFLASRSAADIPLVPSSLASRGASPDDRDFVDSLVKLSVKFPPPVDSEYDFLNSAPERNAALTVPVRRPLSGIPTAANNNEEEEEEEEEEQPSQLPFVIPTFPSHATSSSLSQEDVRGPQQSLWSPDLCEATGAAAEMATAQSSIPDKCAFCHAVVPQEQMNSHLYSHFSPKDETHR from the exons GGATGATTGCGGCGCACACGGTATGGAGTGGAACGTCGGAGACCAGCTCAACAAAGCTTTCGAAGCTTTTCGCCAGGTCTCAATTGAAAAGGACAATGCCAAAAAGGAGTTGCAGCAAATG aCTGAATATTATCAGCAATACACTGAAAAACTGCAAAGGCAGATCGAGGACCAGCAGCAGATGATTGCACAACTTAAAGCTCAGCTGTCTGCGACAAGGAAACCAACAG GAGAGGTGAAATGCGAGTCGTGCAACCATCTCGTTGATGGGGCCAGTGCACATGGGAAAACACAGCATCCG gaagCTATTGCTGTTGCTCCACTTATTAATACTGTCAGTGTTGGCTa TCAGGACATGCTGGATGCACTGGAAGCAATTCAAGGGACTTTTCGGCAGATTTGCTCTCTCTCTCGAAGGCAAAAAGATCACCTGAAGAGATTCCGCGGGGGAATAGAAACTGCAAATG ATCAGCAGTTCTCCATGCCCATCCAGTGCACAGACCGCGCGGCCGAAACCGAAGCGCCCTTTTTCTTGGCGTCGAGGTCGGCGGCGGATATTCCACTGGTGCCTTCATCGCTGGCGTCGCGCGGCGCCAGCCCCGACGACAGGGACTTTGTCGACTCGCTCGTCAAGCTCAGTGTCAAATTCCCGCCTCCCGTGGACAGCGAATACGACTTCCTGAACAGCGCGCCGGAGAGAAACGCTGCTCTGACCGTGCCCGTGAGGCGACCCCTCAGCGGAATCCCGACGGCCGCCAACAacaacgaggaggaggaggaggaggaggaggaggagcagcccTCGCAACTGCCTTTTGTCATCCCGACATTCCCCTCCCACGCGACGTCCTCCTCGCTCTCTCAGGAGGACGTTCGGGGGCCCCAGCAG TCTCTGTGGAGCCCCGATCTGTGCGAGGCAACCGGCGCGGCAGCAGAGATGGCGACGGCCCAGAGCAGCATCCCGGATAAATGTGCTTTCTGCCATGCCGTGGTTCCTCAGGAGCAAATGAACAGCCACCTCTACTCACATTTCTCTCCGAAGGATGAAACGCACCGTTGA
- the tank gene encoding TRAF family member-associated NF-kappa-B activator isoform X2: MEWNVGDQLNKAFEAFRQVSIEKDNAKKELQQMTEYYQQYTEKLQRQIEDQQQMIAQLKAQLSATRKPTGEVKCESCNHLVDGASAHGKTQHPEAIAVAPLINTVSVGYQDMLDALEAIQGTFRQICSLSRRQKDHLKRFRGGIETANDQQFSMPIQCTDRAAETEAPFFLASRSAADIPLVPSSLASRGASPDDRDFVDSLVKLSVKFPPPVDSEYDFLNSAPERNAALTVPVRRPLSGIPTAANNNEEEEEEEEEEQPSQLPFVIPTFPSHATSSSLSQEDVRGPQQSLWSPDLCEATGAAAEMATAQSSIPDKCAFCHAVVPQEQMNSHLYSHFSPKDETHR; the protein is encoded by the exons ATGGAGTGGAACGTCGGAGACCAGCTCAACAAAGCTTTCGAAGCTTTTCGCCAGGTCTCAATTGAAAAGGACAATGCCAAAAAGGAGTTGCAGCAAATG aCTGAATATTATCAGCAATACACTGAAAAACTGCAAAGGCAGATCGAGGACCAGCAGCAGATGATTGCACAACTTAAAGCTCAGCTGTCTGCGACAAGGAAACCAACAG GAGAGGTGAAATGCGAGTCGTGCAACCATCTCGTTGATGGGGCCAGTGCACATGGGAAAACACAGCATCCG gaagCTATTGCTGTTGCTCCACTTATTAATACTGTCAGTGTTGGCTa TCAGGACATGCTGGATGCACTGGAAGCAATTCAAGGGACTTTTCGGCAGATTTGCTCTCTCTCTCGAAGGCAAAAAGATCACCTGAAGAGATTCCGCGGGGGAATAGAAACTGCAAATG ATCAGCAGTTCTCCATGCCCATCCAGTGCACAGACCGCGCGGCCGAAACCGAAGCGCCCTTTTTCTTGGCGTCGAGGTCGGCGGCGGATATTCCACTGGTGCCTTCATCGCTGGCGTCGCGCGGCGCCAGCCCCGACGACAGGGACTTTGTCGACTCGCTCGTCAAGCTCAGTGTCAAATTCCCGCCTCCCGTGGACAGCGAATACGACTTCCTGAACAGCGCGCCGGAGAGAAACGCTGCTCTGACCGTGCCCGTGAGGCGACCCCTCAGCGGAATCCCGACGGCCGCCAACAacaacgaggaggaggaggaggaggaggaggaggagcagcccTCGCAACTGCCTTTTGTCATCCCGACATTCCCCTCCCACGCGACGTCCTCCTCGCTCTCTCAGGAGGACGTTCGGGGGCCCCAGCAG TCTCTGTGGAGCCCCGATCTGTGCGAGGCAACCGGCGCGGCAGCAGAGATGGCGACGGCCCAGAGCAGCATCCCGGATAAATGTGCTTTCTGCCATGCCGTGGTTCCTCAGGAGCAAATGAACAGCCACCTCTACTCACATTTCTCTCCGAAGGATGAAACGCACCGTTGA